The nucleotide sequence TCGTCGCCCGGCGCTTACCCGCTGCCTTCGAGCTACGGGGACAACGAGGCCCAGACCTTCAACAACGCCCTGGCCGCCATGGCGTTCACGCTCAAGGGCGAGCACGCCCGCGCGCGACGCATCCTGGATTTCTACGCCCGGGCGACCGACCGCGACAACCAGGATCCGACGCTGCAGAACTTCTTCTACAAGGGCGAAGCCCGCGGCTTCTACCAGCACGTCCGACACCATGCGGACGGCGACGTCGCGGCGCTGCACACCACGGACGCCGATCGCTGGATCGGCGACCTGGCCTGGCTCCTGCTGGCGTGCGAATACCACGACCAAAGCTGCCACGAATCACGTTATGCGGAGCTGAGCGGCCTGATCCGCGACCTGCTGCTCGGCTTCTATCAGGACGCCGAGACCGGCCGCGGCGGATTCATCCAGCACGGTTGGCGACGGGGCGATACCCGCCTGCACGAGGATTCCGGCCACCACGAGGGCAACATCGACTGCCGTGCGGCGCTGCGCGTCTGCGGTCGGGGGGAGACGGCCGATCGGATCGGCCTCTGGCTCGCCGACGTCGTCCAGGGCGACTCCCTGCCACTGGACCTCTACACGTGGCGCGTCCTGGCCGAAGGACCGGAGGCGCGCGGCCTCATGGACATCCCCGAGTCCGATCCGCGGTACCGCAAGACCCTGACCGTGCGCGGGCGCCCAGTGACGGGGTTCTTCCACGGGCCCGATCTCGAGGTCGACAACATCTGGCCCGATGGGACCGGTCACGCCGCCTGCGCGTACGCCGCCTGCGGCGACACCCTGCATGCCAACTTCTACGCCAACCAGCTCGACCTGCTGCTGATCACCGAGATCATCGGTGGCGTCGAGGTGCGCGGGTTGCCGTACGCGGTCAACCGGACGGGTGGGTATCAGTGGGTCGACCCCGAGCGGGGATTCCTGTCGGCGGCCGCCTGGTACATCTTCGCCAAGAATCGGTTCAATCCGCTGCGGTGGGCGCCGGCACGCTGAAATGACGGGCGAGGCCGACGAACCAGATCGGCCGGCCGGCGTGCTTGTCGTCCCGAGGCTCAGGCCAGCGGGTAGTCCAACCCCTCGCACGGCCGACCCAGCAGACGGCACATCGCGGTGATCTGGCCCTGGTGGTGGAAGACGTGCGTCAGCACGCGCAGCACCACGTGCTGCGGCGCGAGCGTCTTCTCCCGGTTCCCCCAAGTCGTCATCGGTCGGGCCGCGGCCAGTTCCGCCGCGGACACGCCGCACAGGTACGCCTCGGTCGCCGCGTAGACCTGCCCGCGGAAGCGCTCGAGCGCCTCGATCGTCGGGTAGTCGGGCGCGTCCTCGTCGGCGTTGATCCGGCCCTGCAGCACGCCGATCCAGTAACG is from bacterium and encodes:
- a CDS encoding DinB family protein produces the protein MHSPGSLLDLHERAHRGLAALLAHCRGFTPEELHRELPGFGYTTVHLQLHHVIGAQRYWIGVLQGRINADEDAPDYPTIEALERFRGQVYAATEAYLCGVSAAELAAARPMTTWGNREKTLAPQHVVLRVLTHVFHHQGQITAMCRLLGRPCEGLDYPLA